In the Pecten maximus chromosome 5, xPecMax1.1, whole genome shotgun sequence genome, attatttaacataaaacattgaACTGCTTTAACATGAAACATTGAAATGCtttaacataaaacattgaaatgCTTTATCAGAGTAATGATCTGAATGTTAGTACTCATCTGATGGtctatataaaatcattatattgatatatttatgataaacaTTTAACAGTGTTATAATTACCTTTATTGGCGATGAATCTTTTTCAGCCGTAATCTACCCTGAAGAGTCGTGTTGGATGAATGACTGTcggtgtgttatatacagtgttGGATTGAAGGACTGTCGGTGAGTTCGGTACGCCGTGTACCTTGGGTTGTGTCTTGTCTTGTGACTGAACAGTAGGTAAATTACACCCCAAAAACCTGCCGAGTGTGTCTTGTGACTCTCGCCCTGTTTGCCAGAGCTTTGTCAGCTTTCTTCCTCTCATCATCTCTACATTGAATAATGCACATCAACAATTATTCTAGTTTGTGTAAAACAAAAGTATAGCACCGTGGCTTACGCACATGTTTAAAGGTATCTTACaattgttttaatatgaataatgttttagttttACATTTCAATTCAAGATGTAGgctaaatattttaaatttaaaaaaaaaatatcgctTTTCTGTCCAGGAAGTCATGTGAGCCGAACAAAATTGGCATTTTGCCAGTGGTTCTTGCGTGTATATCCTTGAATATCAGGACTGAATAAATTCTGTCGATACCCGCATCTATCAAAATATAGCGAAATATTCTCTGTTTGCAGGTGTTCGTATGTACACAGATTAACAGGAAATAACTAAACTAGTCCATGCATGGCTTTCTACCTGGCCTAGTTTTCACATTGTGTGGGTGTCATAAAAGTCATTGTGAACATTATACTTAGCAAGCACACTTAGTGTTGTACGTGCAAAACATATATAGTGCAAAGGTCAATTAGTTAACCAATCAACTCAATTAGTATAAACTCTGCTTACCGCCAGAAATCTGAGAGAAACGTACCTAGATATAGTGTCTTAGTATATAGTGTGAGTATGCATTGTGATGATACTCTCCGAGAAAGAGTCATTATAACCGATTGAACTCAAGAAAATGATGTTGAGGTTTTATGTACACTATTGCCTCactccaaaagttacatagtttacactattaccactctctaaaagttacacactttacactattaccactcTCTAAAAGTTACAGTTTACAATATTACCACTATCCAAAAGTTACagtttacactattaccacccttcaAAAGTTACagtttacactattaccactaTCCAAAAGTTACACAGTTTACAATATTGCCTCACTCTAGAAGTTGCATAGTTTACACTATTACCGCCGttcaaaagttacatactttgcACTCTTACCGCCCTCCAAAAGTAACCtgctttacactattaccaccctccaaaagttacatactttatcCTATTAcaaccctccaaaagttacatattttaccCTATTACCACCTTCCAGAAGTTacctactttacactattaccatcccCCAAaatttacatactttacactatttcCGCCCtccaaaatttacatattttatactATTACCACCCTTCAAAAGTAACCTGCTTTAcgctattaccaccctccaaaagttacatactttacactattaccacctccaaaatattttaataattaatttcatCTATTTACTTTTTCAAGGTATGTACGTGTGTGTACCAACATAagtttacatattttgtttgcTGGATGTCATTTCCTCTAACACCTGTTGTGCTCACCATTTATTGGCCCTGGTAGCCTATTACAGCTGTATTAAGTGTTGATGGGCCATCAAGACCAAAACACCAATTATGATAATTGTATCCCGCAATGCATCGTGCATCGTCTCTATAAAAGGTCTATAAGCAATCATTAGTAGGACGCCgatatcattgtttttatttgttgataattACATATCGTGGACAATCTTATTAAAACACaaatcattatacactacgttatgaAGATCTAAAGTTGGTCGGTAAGGGGTCATGTTCAGGTGACCTTTCAACCAACCAATCAAACACATTAAagaatacaaacatacaaactaaATCATAATACCAACTCTAAAtcgatatagatttgcataTAGAAGGAGAATAAGACAAATTGCTACAGTGGAGTAGGTGTCTTCGTCGACCCCACCCGCCTACATCTATGTCAAATCCGGGTTACTTTCTCAAAATTAGCACTAGGGTTGAAGATGATCGGCTTCATATCGCATAAGAAAATAGAATGTTTAAAAGTGATATACATTATGTCGATATAAAATGTCCCCGTTCCATCGCCAACCCACTTCTCTCGAGACGCAGGACATAGAATTGTATCTGCTGTACCTTTTGTGTGATCGTAAGAATCAACTAAACATGAGATGatattttctctctttttttttaaacaactttctttttcctaAATGCCTCGCTTTTTGGCCATTAGTTGCATGTTCACTCCTGTTAGGAAGGCAAGCAAGAGTCTATAAATGTGATAGTTGCTACTCTGCTAAACGATCGTTAGTCTTgcagtgggacgactggttcgccttTGTCAGTACAACGTGATCAGGTGAGGTGCCTTGCTGTATGTCCGACAGTATATTTCAAAgggatagcactataaagtcagcctcaattccgcgctatcacaaggattaaaaaatagtttccaaaaatacatacacatacGCATCTCGCACTCAGGAGAGGCtgcgtccttaaatgacctcagctgttgTTGGggttttaaacaatttaaatcCAACCAAAGCAATCATTAATCTACCAAATTCATTGATTATACTGAATCTGATTgtcctcaaacttcatacacttaCTTGCTACTATGCCACATGATCTCGTGAATGAATTTGCCTTTCAATGTCCGCAGATCCAAATTGAGGTCACTCTTGCTATAAATAGATTTCCATCGTCCTAGCTCTACCATCTTCGTCCTTCAAACTCTTACTCATAAATGGTATCGCTTGTGATGATATTTAACGGTAAGTTGTCCTGGGCGGTGTCGTGATTCGACAATTCTTACCATATTTTATGGTGCGTGTGCCAATGTTGAATAGCGAGGGGATTGCCTTTATTCTACCAACAACTGAGATCATTCTtggacggcctcccctgtgcccgagatgcatgcgtgtggtaaaTGTGTGCGTGTGTgagtgtgcgtgtgtgtgtgtgttgggagGCTGTGTTATGCCTTTGTGATAGCGCGGAGTTGACGTCGACTCTATAGAGCTACCTTACTGAATCATACTGTTGAAGACAACCcggcaggacaccccacccggacacattacactgacaacggccgaaccagtcgtcccactcccaaaaatactgaacgctaagcaggagAAGCATGCCTCGGCCAGTGGACACAGTCCAAAAGTTACCTCGCAGGGGCGAGTGCTCATCTATAAAGGGCCAAAGGTGATACACTGTCAACGAAGGCACGAGGAAGAATAAAGATGCtataaagaagagaaaatacAAGATCCCAAAAAGTCGCGTAATACAAGTACGCATAGGTGACAGCAGGTATAATTCTAACGCCCTACCTGCCTAAGATGCCTTGTTGAAATCGAAACAATAAAAGTCGAtaagaaatacaaaaattatcaaattttagtATTGATTGTATTTTATCACTATAAACAATTGCGTCTATAATTTTAAGAAGGTCTTAAACATATAATATGATAGaatgatgaaattttatttatctaCTCGAATTGTTTATTCGTCACGATTGACGTCTGTACATCGCCAAAAGCTCGGTATTTaagaatgaaaaaaacccaactaaATCTTAGACTCGTTCCATCAATCTCATACACAAAAGAACTGTAATATTTAATATCGGGtaaaagtattttgaaatgttatgtTATAAGTTAATGCATAGTTATTGAATTTGCCACATTTCCGCTTGAATACTGCCTTGAATGTCATTATTAATCTGTTTAATTGTGAAATGAGGTTTTTTCACCCATTCATATATTCCTTGATGGTaaatttatcttaaaagtaatattttcaagTAAAATGGACAAAGAAAATATAACGTTGTACTCTGCCAATTAAGAAACAATGCCTCATACCTAAATTCAGATCTTCATAAAGATCACCTGGTTGAATCAGCAGCATGTGTATGTAactatgaaaatgaaaatattcaacaTTTCATGTTTGAATGTCCTTTATTTAATAATACTAGACAACATCTAATTCAAAGCTTAGCACAAATAAACACTCAAGATGATCAAAATCACTATAATATTAATGCTCTTCTAAAAGGATGTAATCTAAGTAACAATAATGTCAATATTGACATAATAAAATGTGtaacactgtacatacatgAAACTGgaagatttgatatttgatatgcaTAATCccccatttttattttttcattttattctttatttaaacTTATTTAGTTAGGTAGCATAGTGGTAGAGAATGGACTGGATGGAAATGGGCATTATtgtaatatagtttatataatatacatgttaaatCGAGGTAACTTCTACAGCAGCAATTTTAGACTGAACATATAATTTGTAAGCGTTACTGTAACTCCACTCacaaactatatacagtatacctcTCTGGTGGAATTGGGTTTTGACCTATACTATGCTCAACACATAATCACGTGTGTCTTAGTCCGAACGCACCGGTAGTAGTTTTATATGTATAAGAAAGAGGTGTTCCGAAAACGGTCAAGTGACTATTAGTAACATGCCTTGGAATAGCTGTGATCTTTTGGATTATGTTTGGGGATAAAACAATACCAATGTTTTTCGTGTTTCCTATCACAACTGAGTAGTCCGTGATTCAGACAGTGTCTGATTTACAGAGTAAGAAATAAGTGGATAGTTCAGTGATGTTGGATTAAACTGAAGGTAAGACGTATGCGGTGAAATTGTTACCCTTGTAAATAAGTTCCGCGCACCTGTCAAAAACTGTATTCTCGGTGTCTTCACGTATAGTTCTTTTGTTTGAATCTTGGTCTATTTCTCGAAAGGAGTTTTTGCTTCTTATTCATCCTCATACGCAATGATATTTCCCATGGCGGTATATGGCAATATATTTACCGTGTTAATTTGCTGGCCACTGGCTTGTTCTTTTTTATCATCGTGTTAATTCGCCTGTcaaacttttgtttattttgatgcttgtctattttcattaaaacgtttttcatttttctgatAATTTGTGATTTCTTTGATCTTAAACCACATTGAATACCTACTCGGCCTATCTTTGTATCGACATAGATGTCTTATGCTCTTGTATACTATAATCTTGCTGTATCATTTCTAATGTAAGTCAATAAAATTCTACAAGAGTGACAAGTTTTCTTCTAGTTTGTAAGGATAAATGTGAATAGACTTTTATGGTTTCGAAATGCTCTTTATAAAATTTCATCGAGATATGATACTCTAGGTATGCCCAGTCACTATACACACAGAAACCCTTGATGACAGAAAGGTGTagtggtacaggtaaatttgTTATCTGAATATTTTCCTTCGTAAAGAATTAATCTTTTAGTAAATCATTCGTCCACCGCTAAGTTAATGCTACGTGTATTACATAATATTTCTTCGTGCGTGTTCAAATTCTGTTTTGTTGTACTCGcttattgtataatatatggtCAAGTTAATTGACTCGCATGTTGTTAATTTCTTACAGATAAACGACCATGACCATGTCTGCTTACTGGGAAACTCTACCGGAAGTTGTACTTGGCAAGGTGTTCAGAGACTTGGATGTTGTTGGTAAAATCGCAGTACGGTCCACGTGCTTGAACTGGCAACGTGCGTCTTCTCGACCGGAAGTCTGGAAATGTTTTTCATATTCTGAGAAGAATGTATGGGAATCGTTGTTTCCGTTAGGTATGCCTGCATCTATAGAGGATTTTGAAAGTTATCGGAAGTTTCATGAAGAGTTGTTGTTCTGTGTCCGCATATTTGGAGAATTCTTCAAAAACGTTGAACTGGAACTAAAGGGTACCCAATCATGGGAAGTGTTTGAGTGTCTGTCAAAAGTGAGCCACAGAGTTGATTCTTTTACGCTTCTGAAACGGATTGAAGGGGAGACATTTTCAGTTCCCCTGAAAACAGCCATTTTTGAATTCTGTAAAAGAAATGTGAAAATTACAAACGTGCATATAGATGATCTGAACTTTCAGGGACAGAAGAACGAAGCCCTTCCTCTTGGTTTGATACATTCCACCTGTTTACAAAAGCTGCGGGTCGTCAACTCATTCAAAGGTTGTTCATTGAGCAATTTAATGTATTTAGTGAATTTGAAGGAACTTACAATTAATCCTAACCAGATGAATTTCAGTTTGTTAAAACATTTAGCTGGGTGCTCGCTACGACACCTACACATTGTGGCCAACTACAAAACTAAAGACTTCTACAACGAGGCGTTGAGCGACTTCCACTGGAAGGAGATACGGAAATGCGGGCCAAACCTCCGCGTCGACTGCCGACTGGCTGTCTTACACGAGTGGACGGAGAAGGAGGTGCTGTTGAAGGCGAACATGCCATTAGCATCACTTGTGTACCGGAAGAACCGTTGGGTGAAGTGCTGGTCGGAGCTTAGTCGTATACTCGGTAACTATAGGGAGACATTGGAGGAACTGGTGGATTTCAGTTTAAGCGAACGCGTGTACAGGCCCTCGGAACACATGGAATATTCTGACAGGATTGATGAACATATCTTAGACATCGTCAGATGCTGTCCAAAGCTTTCCACATTCACGGTCAAAGAAACACTCTCAAG is a window encoding:
- the LOC117327257 gene encoding uncharacterized protein LOC117327257 gives rise to the protein MTMSAYWETLPEVVLGKVFRDLDVVGKIAVRSTCLNWQRASSRPEVWKCFSYSEKNVWESLFPLGMPASIEDFESYRKFHEELLFCVRIFGEFFKNVELELKGTQSWEVFECLSKVSHRVDSFTLLKRIEGETFSVPLKTAIFEFCKRNVKITNVHIDDLNFQGQKNEALPLGLIHSTCLQKLRVVNSFKGCSLSNLMYLVNLKELTINPNQMNFSLLKHLAGCSLRHLHIVANYKTKDFYNEALSDFHWKEIRKCGPNLRVDCRLAVLHEWTEKEVLLKANMPLASLVYRKNRWVKCWSELSRILGNYRETLEELVDFSLSERVYRPSEHMEYSDRIDEHILDIVRCCPKLSTFTVKETLSSATILLIAFQKRNFPNLFIREDMVTYLNDLPDDITEDMDAKNFVDNNWQRGMFCRAMSCLLGREWRPLDKEEYYQLVQEKYSELF